A single region of the Streptomyces virginiae genome encodes:
- a CDS encoding NAD+ synthase: MPQLRLALNQIDSHVGDIDANADSVVHWTRHSAEQGAHLVAFPEMMLTGYPVEDLALRGSFVEASRTALRELAERLAAEGLGELPVVVGYLDRTERAVPRLGRPAGSPENAAAVLHRGQVVLRFAKHHLPNYGVFDEFRYFVPGDTQPVIRVGGVDVALAICEDLWQEGGRVPATRSAGAGLLISVNASPYERNKDDLRLELVRKRAQEAGCTLAYLAMIGGQDELVFDGDSIVVDADGQVIARAPQFSEGCVLVDLDLPAARADAPEGVVDDGLRIERVILSEEPVEPYEPVVTGGYAERLDDDEEVYDALVVGLRAYVRKNGFRSVLIGLSGGIDSALVAAIACDAIGAQNVYGVSMPSKYSSDHSRSDAADLAERTGLNFRTVSIEPMFDAYMGSLGLTGLAEENLQSRLRGTLLMALSNQEGHIVLAPGNKSELAVGYSTLYGDSVGAYGPIKDVYKSDVFRLAEYRNRAAAERGETPPIPENSIVKPPSAELRPGQVDTDSLPDYPVLDAVLAMYVDRDQGLDAIVAAGFDAELVARTLRMVDTAEYKRRQYPPGTKISAKGFGKDRRLPITNGWREQA, encoded by the coding sequence GTGCCTCAACTTCGACTCGCTCTGAATCAGATCGACTCGCACGTCGGCGACATCGACGCCAACGCCGACTCGGTCGTCCACTGGACCCGGCACTCCGCCGAGCAGGGCGCCCACCTGGTGGCCTTTCCGGAGATGATGCTGACCGGGTACCCCGTCGAGGACCTCGCCCTGCGCGGCTCCTTCGTGGAGGCCTCCCGTACCGCGCTGCGCGAGCTCGCGGAGCGGCTGGCGGCCGAGGGCCTCGGCGAGCTGCCGGTCGTCGTCGGCTACCTCGACCGCACCGAGCGGGCGGTACCCCGCCTGGGCCGCCCGGCCGGGTCCCCGGAGAACGCGGCCGCCGTGCTGCACCGCGGGCAGGTCGTCCTGCGCTTCGCCAAGCACCACCTCCCCAACTACGGCGTGTTCGACGAGTTCCGGTACTTCGTGCCGGGCGACACGCAGCCCGTGATCCGGGTGGGCGGCGTCGACGTGGCTCTGGCCATCTGCGAGGACCTGTGGCAGGAGGGCGGCCGGGTCCCGGCCACCCGCTCCGCCGGGGCCGGACTGCTGATCTCCGTGAACGCGTCCCCGTACGAGCGCAACAAGGACGACCTGCGCCTCGAACTGGTCCGGAAGCGGGCCCAGGAAGCCGGCTGCACCCTCGCCTACCTGGCGATGATCGGCGGCCAGGACGAGCTGGTCTTCGACGGCGACTCGATCGTCGTCGACGCCGACGGGCAGGTCATCGCCCGCGCCCCGCAGTTCTCCGAGGGCTGCGTCCTGGTCGACCTCGACCTGCCGGCCGCCCGCGCCGACGCACCCGAGGGCGTGGTGGACGACGGACTGCGCATCGAGCGCGTCATCCTCTCCGAGGAGCCCGTGGAGCCGTACGAGCCGGTGGTCACCGGCGGCTACGCCGAGCGCCTCGACGACGACGAGGAGGTCTACGACGCGCTGGTCGTGGGACTGCGCGCCTACGTCAGGAAGAACGGATTCCGCTCCGTCCTGATCGGGCTCTCCGGCGGCATCGACTCCGCGCTCGTCGCCGCCATCGCCTGCGACGCGATCGGCGCGCAGAACGTGTACGGCGTCTCGATGCCCTCGAAGTACTCCTCGGACCACTCCCGGAGCGACGCGGCCGACCTGGCCGAGCGCACCGGGCTGAACTTCCGGACCGTCTCCATCGAGCCGATGTTCGACGCCTACATGGGCTCGCTGGGCCTGACCGGCCTGGCCGAGGAGAACCTCCAGTCCCGACTGCGCGGCACCCTGCTGATGGCCCTGTCCAACCAGGAGGGCCACATCGTGCTGGCCCCGGGCAACAAGTCGGAGCTGGCCGTCGGTTACTCCACCCTGTACGGCGACTCGGTGGGCGCGTACGGCCCGATCAAGGACGTCTACAAGTCGGACGTCTTCCGGCTCGCGGAGTACCGCAACCGGGCCGCCGCCGAGCGGGGCGAGACCCCGCCGATCCCGGAGAACTCGATCGTGAAGCCGCCGAGCGCCGAGCTGCGCCCGGGTCAGGTGGACACCGACTCGCTGCCCGACTATCCGGTGCTCGACGCGGTCCTGGCCATGTACGTGGACCGCGACCAGGGCCTGGACGCGATCGTGGCGGCCGGCTTCGACGCGGAGCTGGTGGCCAGGACCCTGCGGATGGTGGACACGGCGGAGTACAAGCGGCGCCAGTACCCGCCGGGCACGAAGATCTCCGCGAAGGGCTTCGGCAAGGACCGGCGGCTGCCGATCACGAACGGCTGGCGCGAGCAGGCGTAG
- the panB gene encoding 3-methyl-2-oxobutanoate hydroxymethyltransferase — protein MTHAVSPAREPAAAASPTLYGGTGTRRITVRDLTLAKERGEKWPMLTAYDAMTASVFDEAGIPVILVGDSMGNCHLGYDSTVPVTMDQMTMLSAAVVRGTSRALVIGDMPFGSYQEGAVQALRSATRLVKEAGVGAVKLEGGERSLAQTELIVQSGIPVMSHLGLTPQSVNAMGYRVQGRGDEAAHQLLRDAKAAQDAGAFAVVLELVPAELAAEVTRSLHIPTVGIGAGAECDAQVLVWTDMMGLTGGKMPKFVKQYAQLRETMTGAARAFAEDVVGGTFPQAEHAFH, from the coding sequence ATGACGCATGCCGTTTCGCCTGCCCGCGAACCCGCAGCCGCCGCCTCCCCCACCCTGTACGGAGGCACGGGCACCCGGCGCATCACCGTCCGCGACCTGACCCTCGCCAAGGAACGCGGCGAGAAGTGGCCGATGCTCACGGCCTACGACGCGATGACCGCGTCCGTCTTCGACGAGGCCGGTATCCCGGTCATCCTCGTCGGTGACTCCATGGGCAATTGCCACCTCGGCTACGACTCCACCGTCCCGGTGACGATGGACCAGATGACCATGCTGTCGGCGGCCGTCGTACGCGGCACGAGCCGTGCGCTGGTCATCGGCGACATGCCGTTCGGCTCGTACCAGGAAGGCGCCGTGCAGGCGCTGCGCAGCGCCACCCGTCTCGTCAAGGAGGCCGGGGTCGGAGCGGTGAAGCTGGAGGGCGGCGAGCGCTCGCTGGCCCAGACCGAGCTGATCGTGCAGTCCGGCATCCCCGTCATGTCCCATCTGGGCCTGACCCCGCAGTCCGTCAACGCCATGGGCTACCGGGTCCAGGGCCGCGGTGACGAGGCCGCGCACCAGCTGCTGCGCGACGCGAAGGCGGCACAGGACGCCGGCGCGTTCGCGGTGGTGCTGGAGCTCGTCCCGGCCGAGCTGGCCGCCGAGGTCACCCGGTCCCTGCACATCCCGACGGTCGGCATCGGCGCGGGCGCGGAGTGCGACGCGCAGGTGCTGGTGTGGACCGACATGATGGGCCTGACCGGCGGGAAGATGCCGAAGTTCGTCAAGCAGTACGCGCAGCTGCGCGAGACCATGACCGGCGCGGCGAGGGCCTTCGCCGAGGACGTGGTCGGCGGAACGTTCCCGCAGGCGGAGCACGCCTTCCACTGA
- a CDS encoding site-2 protease family protein, translated as MGHQGSRGERRISSVFLGIVAIMAVTGWAVWTGYAASPGLAVFLFVTSAWIVSLCLHEYAHARTALHGGDLTVGAKGYLTLNPLKYTHTLLSIVLPVIFVILGGIGLPGGAVFIERSSIRGRWKHSLISAAGPLTNVAFAVVCTAPFWLGALDGVPLAFRYALAFLAMLQVTAAILNSLPVPGLDGYGVIEPWLSHRVRREVEPLAPFGLLAVFALLWIPGVNAFFFGAVDGLMSALGVSDLETYCGRDLYTFWRESDGFCAVPQD; from the coding sequence ATGGGTCATCAGGGCAGCCGCGGTGAGCGGCGGATCAGTTCGGTATTCCTCGGCATCGTCGCGATCATGGCCGTCACGGGCTGGGCCGTGTGGACGGGGTACGCCGCCAGCCCGGGGCTGGCCGTGTTCCTCTTCGTGACGTCGGCGTGGATCGTCTCCCTGTGCCTGCACGAGTACGCGCACGCCCGCACCGCGCTGCACGGCGGCGACCTCACGGTGGGCGCGAAGGGCTACCTGACGCTGAATCCGTTGAAGTACACGCACACGCTGCTCAGCATCGTGCTGCCGGTGATCTTCGTGATCCTGGGCGGCATCGGCCTCCCCGGCGGCGCGGTGTTCATCGAGCGGAGCAGCATCCGGGGCCGCTGGAAGCACAGCCTGATCTCGGCGGCGGGCCCGCTGACCAACGTGGCCTTCGCCGTGGTGTGCACGGCCCCGTTCTGGCTGGGCGCCCTCGACGGGGTGCCCCTGGCCTTCCGCTACGCGCTCGCCTTCCTCGCGATGCTGCAGGTCACGGCGGCGATCCTGAACTCCCTGCCGGTACCGGGCCTGGACGGATACGGGGTGATCGAGCCCTGGCTGTCGCACCGGGTGCGCCGCGAGGTGGAACCGCTGGCGCCGTTCGGCCTGCTGGCCGTGTTCGCGCTGCTGTGGATCCCGGGGGTCAACGCCTTCTTCTTCGGCGCGGTGGACGGCCTGATGTCCGCGCTCGGCGTCTCGGACCTGGAGACGTACTGCGGCCGCGACCTCTACACCTTCTGGCGGGAGAGCGACGGCTTCTGCGCCGTCCCGCAGGACTGA
- a CDS encoding AfsR/SARP family transcriptional regulator has protein sequence MRYAILGTAQAIHDDGTPVAVGGARLRALLTALALRPGRVVPARLLVAEVWDGDPPADAVAALQALVARLRRALGHAAVRSAEGGYQLAAEREDIDLYRFERLARAGNAAPDPGRAAALYEEALALWRGPALADLPDPAAEAARWEEVRMDARRGRLAAALALGEAERSLPELTALCAQHPLDEPLHTLRIRALRDAGRPAEALAEYDSLRRELSDRLGTDPGPELRALHTELLTSDARPPTAAATAVAAAAASVAGAPPAAPTPASAPAPASAGNLRARLTTFVGREDDIRVIGDDLARARLVTLLGPGGAGKTRLSQEAAEAQDEGAWPDGVWLVELAPLDGPGDPEAVAEAALAALGARETKLRGAAAEELRALTERAGDDPLDRLAEHCARRRLLLLLDNCEHVIGAAAALAERLLTHCPDVRILATSREPLGVPGESLRPVEPLPDPIALRLLADRGAAARAGFTLEEDPTAAAEICRRLDGLPLAIELAAARLRLLTPRQIADRLDDRFRLLTGGARTVLPRQQTLRAVVDWSWELLDEAERTVLRRLSVFAGGCDLAAAEAVCADPSDPDPYDAADVLGSLVDKSLVVATPGSDGRGMRYRLLETVGEYAAERLAEAAGDRESAEHRHLVHYRELARTTEPLLRGHGQRAAADRLATEYENLRTALRRAVAVRDADEALCLVHSLGWYWHMHDLRSESRHWAEATAALGPNPFEPPFVAAEPVYERLVDTPPPYSGETRTEGWRALNLVLLASRDQTNETWNTPSVRALIDGVLATYRPGLPQTCRTPASLWIYAVMIAGDPGLLQRVIDATVETTRELGYRWELASALQLRANILANRADWAGDASRDADESLALFRELGDAWGCAEALSARAEAREKRGEYALAARDYLEAIAYAERLGAMAQVTVLRVRMAGTLTEAGRMEEAERILTEITATVQRYGNEAMPAARMFLAGILGRTGRIAEARTQLQLLRDEFAFGAFAIFDGFLLGTMAWLDNRQGLYEEALDRLRQAMDTALDPMARMVAPQMPAVHLLTAALSLVSLGGPRRDYDAARLLGAYRAQLPPAHFPVTTEREDHARAQELARAALGDAVYEKAYAEGGGLSLEEATALI, from the coding sequence GTGCGTTACGCAATCCTCGGAACCGCCCAGGCCATCCACGACGACGGGACCCCCGTGGCCGTCGGCGGAGCACGCCTCAGGGCGCTCCTGACCGCGCTCGCGCTGCGGCCGGGGCGGGTGGTGCCCGCCCGGCTGCTCGTCGCCGAGGTGTGGGACGGCGACCCGCCCGCCGACGCGGTGGCGGCTCTGCAGGCGCTGGTCGCCCGGCTGCGGCGGGCCCTCGGTCACGCGGCCGTGCGTTCCGCGGAGGGCGGCTACCAGCTGGCCGCCGAGCGGGAGGACATCGACCTCTACCGCTTCGAGCGGCTGGCCCGGGCCGGGAACGCCGCGCCGGACCCGGGCCGGGCGGCGGCCCTGTACGAGGAGGCCCTCGCCCTGTGGCGCGGGCCGGCCCTCGCCGACCTGCCGGACCCGGCCGCGGAGGCCGCGCGCTGGGAGGAGGTACGGATGGACGCGCGCCGGGGGCGGCTCGCGGCGGCCTTGGCCCTGGGCGAGGCGGAACGTTCCTTGCCGGAGCTGACCGCGCTGTGCGCGCAGCACCCCTTGGACGAGCCGTTGCACACCCTGCGCATCCGGGCCCTGCGCGACGCGGGCCGCCCGGCGGAGGCGCTGGCCGAGTACGACAGCCTGCGCCGGGAGCTGTCCGACCGGCTGGGCACCGACCCGGGTCCGGAGCTGCGGGCCCTGCACACCGAACTGCTGACCTCGGACGCGCGGCCGCCGACCGCTGCCGCCACGGCCGTCGCGGCAGCTGCCGCGTCCGTCGCCGGCGCGCCCCCGGCCGCCCCCACCCCCGCGTCCGCCCCCGCCCCCGCGTCCGCGGGAAACCTGCGGGCGCGCCTGACCACCTTCGTCGGCCGTGAGGACGACATCCGTGTCATCGGGGACGACCTCGCCCGGGCTCGCCTCGTCACGCTCCTCGGGCCCGGCGGCGCCGGTAAGACGCGGCTGTCCCAGGAGGCCGCCGAAGCCCAGGACGAGGGCGCCTGGCCCGACGGGGTCTGGCTGGTCGAACTCGCTCCCCTCGACGGACCCGGCGATCCGGAGGCCGTCGCCGAAGCCGCCCTCGCCGCGCTCGGGGCCCGCGAGACCAAGCTGCGCGGCGCCGCCGCCGAGGAACTGCGCGCCCTCACCGAACGCGCCGGGGACGACCCCCTCGACCGGCTCGCCGAGCACTGCGCACGCCGTCGGCTCCTGCTGCTGCTCGACAACTGCGAGCACGTCATCGGAGCCGCCGCAGCCCTCGCCGAACGCCTCCTCACGCACTGCCCCGACGTCCGGATCCTGGCCACCAGCCGCGAACCCCTCGGTGTCCCGGGGGAGTCCCTGCGCCCGGTGGAACCGCTGCCCGACCCGATCGCGCTCCGGCTGCTCGCCGACCGCGGGGCCGCCGCCCGCGCCGGGTTCACCCTTGAGGAGGACCCGACCGCGGCCGCCGAGATCTGCCGCCGCCTCGACGGGCTGCCGCTCGCGATCGAGCTGGCCGCCGCCCGGTTGCGGCTGCTCACGCCGCGCCAGATCGCCGACCGTCTCGACGACCGCTTCCGGCTCCTGACCGGTGGGGCCCGTACCGTCCTGCCCCGCCAGCAGACCCTGCGCGCCGTCGTCGACTGGTCCTGGGAGTTGCTCGACGAGGCCGAACGCACCGTCCTGCGCCGGCTGTCCGTGTTCGCCGGCGGCTGTGACCTGGCCGCCGCCGAGGCCGTCTGCGCCGACCCGTCCGACCCCGACCCCTACGACGCCGCCGACGTCCTCGGCTCCCTCGTCGACAAGTCCCTCGTCGTGGCCACCCCCGGATCCGACGGCCGCGGCATGCGCTACCGCCTGCTGGAGACGGTCGGAGAGTACGCCGCCGAACGCCTCGCCGAGGCCGCCGGCGACCGCGAGTCCGCCGAGCACCGCCACCTCGTCCACTACCGGGAACTCGCCCGCACCACCGAGCCGCTGCTGCGCGGCCACGGCCAGCGGGCGGCCGCCGACCGCCTCGCCACCGAGTACGAGAACCTGCGTACTGCCCTGCGTCGGGCCGTCGCCGTACGCGACGCCGACGAAGCCCTGTGCCTGGTCCACTCGCTCGGCTGGTACTGGCACATGCACGACCTGCGCTCGGAGTCCCGGCACTGGGCCGAGGCCACCGCCGCCCTCGGCCCCAACCCCTTCGAGCCGCCCTTCGTCGCCGCCGAGCCCGTCTACGAACGGCTCGTCGACACGCCGCCGCCCTACTCCGGCGAAACGCGGACCGAGGGCTGGCGCGCCCTCAACCTGGTCCTGCTGGCCTCCCGCGACCAGACCAACGAGACCTGGAACACCCCCTCGGTCCGCGCCCTGATCGACGGGGTCCTCGCCACCTACCGGCCCGGACTGCCGCAGACCTGCCGGACCCCCGCCTCCCTGTGGATCTACGCCGTCATGATCGCCGGCGACCCGGGACTGCTCCAGCGGGTCATCGACGCGACCGTCGAGACCACCCGCGAGCTCGGCTACCGCTGGGAGCTGGCCTCCGCGCTCCAGCTGCGCGCCAACATCCTCGCGAACCGGGCCGACTGGGCCGGGGACGCCTCGCGCGACGCCGACGAGAGCCTGGCCCTGTTCCGCGAACTCGGCGACGCCTGGGGCTGCGCCGAAGCCCTGTCGGCCCGCGCCGAGGCCCGGGAGAAGCGCGGTGAGTACGCCCTGGCCGCCCGCGACTACCTGGAGGCCATCGCCTACGCCGAACGCCTCGGGGCCATGGCCCAGGTGACGGTACTGCGCGTACGGATGGCCGGGACGCTGACCGAGGCCGGCCGGATGGAGGAGGCCGAGCGGATCCTCACGGAGATCACCGCGACGGTGCAGCGGTACGGCAACGAGGCCATGCCCGCCGCCCGGATGTTCCTCGCGGGCATCCTCGGCCGCACGGGACGGATCGCCGAGGCGCGCACCCAGCTGCAGCTCCTGCGGGACGAGTTCGCCTTCGGCGCGTTCGCCATCTTCGACGGCTTCCTGCTCGGCACGATGGCCTGGCTCGACAACCGGCAGGGGCTGTACGAGGAGGCTCTTGACCGGTTGCGCCAGGCCATGGACACCGCCCTGGACCCGATGGCGCGGATGGTGGCCCCGCAGATGCCCGCGGTCCACCTGCTGACGGCGGCCCTCTCGCTGGTCTCGCTCGGCGGCCCGCGCCGGGACTACGACGCCGCCCGGCTGCTGGGCGCCTACCGGGCGCAGTTGCCGCCCGCGCACTTCCCGGTCACGACGGAGCGCGAGGACCACGCCCGCGCCCAGGAGTTGGCCCGGGCGGCGCTGGGCGACGCCGTCTACGAGAAGGCGTACGCCGAAGGCGGTGGCCTCTCCCTGGAGGAGGCCACCGCCCTCATCTGA
- a CDS encoding ATP-binding cassette domain-containing protein, whose protein sequence is MTRNDNKPNAVEVRGLVKHYGETKALDGVDLDVREGTVLGVLGPNGAGKTTLVRCLSTLIIPDSGTATVAGFDVVRQPRQLRRTIGLTGQYASVDEKLSGWENLYMIGRLLDLSRKDSRRRADEMLERFSLTEAAKKAVMTYSGGMRRRLDLAASLIGNPAVLYLDEPTTGLDPRTRNEVWDEVQRLVAEGATVLLTTQYMEEAEQLASELTVIDRGKVIANGKVDELKARVGGRTLKIRPVAESDLPGMARALAEAGLDGVAGSQAVPDEGVLLIPILSDEQLTAVVGLLAARGYAIADLGTYLPSLDEVFLAITGQKPLSVEATTPAGVPTDKTEEVAA, encoded by the coding sequence ATGACGCGAAACGACAACAAGCCCAACGCCGTGGAGGTACGGGGGCTGGTCAAGCACTACGGCGAGACCAAGGCCCTCGACGGTGTCGACCTGGACGTACGGGAGGGCACGGTCCTCGGGGTCCTCGGCCCCAACGGCGCAGGCAAGACCACCCTCGTCCGCTGCCTCTCCACCCTGATCATCCCGGACTCCGGGACGGCGACCGTCGCCGGCTTCGACGTGGTCCGCCAGCCCCGGCAGCTGCGCCGCACCATCGGCCTCACCGGCCAGTACGCCTCGGTCGACGAGAAGCTCTCCGGCTGGGAGAACCTCTACATGATCGGGCGGCTGCTCGACCTCTCCCGCAAGGACTCCCGCCGCCGCGCGGACGAGATGCTGGAGCGGTTCTCCCTGACCGAGGCGGCCAAGAAGGCCGTCATGACCTACTCCGGCGGTATGCGCCGCCGGCTCGACCTCGCCGCCTCCCTGATCGGCAACCCGGCCGTGCTGTACCTGGACGAGCCGACCACCGGTCTCGACCCCCGCACCCGCAACGAGGTGTGGGACGAGGTCCAGCGCCTGGTCGCCGAGGGCGCCACCGTGCTGCTCACCACCCAGTACATGGAGGAGGCCGAGCAGCTCGCGAGCGAGCTGACGGTCATCGACCGCGGCAAGGTCATCGCCAACGGCAAGGTCGACGAGCTGAAGGCGCGCGTCGGCGGCCGCACCCTGAAGATCCGCCCCGTGGCCGAGTCGGACCTGCCGGGCATGGCCCGCGCGCTGGCCGAGGCCGGACTGGACGGCGTCGCCGGCAGCCAGGCCGTACCGGACGAGGGCGTGCTGCTGATCCCGATCCTGAGCGACGAGCAGCTGACGGCCGTCGTCGGCCTGCTGGCCGCCCGCGGGTACGCGATCGCCGACCTCGGCACCTACCTGCCCAGCCTCGACGAGGTGTTCCTGGCCATCACCGGACAGAAGCCCCTCTCCGTCGAGGCGACGACACCTGCGGGCGTTCCCACCGACAAGACCGAGGAGGTCGCGGCATGA
- a CDS encoding endonuclease/exonuclease/phosphatase family protein translates to MAQAYMTESGNGGSEPEPSGTRLRRRLTVLRKDPGIWRRGWVLAGIAALLSLIMIFHADLPNHVGNLGSLTETFLPWLGLAVPLLIVGAVYRKSATALLAILLTAAVWANLFGGLVTDKSGSGGNLVVATHNVDADNPDPHGTAESVARSGADVLALTELKGSAVPVYEKALAATYKYHSVEGTVGLWSKYPLTASAPVDIRMGWTRAMRATVTTPQGPVAAFVAHLPSVRVKLNAGFTANQRDDSADALGAALAAEPLKKVILLGDLNGTMNDRALSEVTSQMRSTQGAAGDGFGFSWPAQFPMARIDQIMVRGIKPEASWTLPRTGSDHLPVAARVTVKP, encoded by the coding sequence ATGGCACAGGCGTACATGACGGAGTCGGGGAACGGTGGCTCGGAGCCCGAGCCCTCCGGAACCCGCCTTCGGCGCCGGCTGACCGTACTGCGCAAGGACCCGGGGATCTGGCGGCGCGGCTGGGTCCTCGCCGGGATCGCCGCGCTGCTCTCGCTCATCATGATCTTCCACGCGGACCTGCCCAACCACGTGGGCAATCTCGGCAGCCTCACGGAGACCTTCCTGCCCTGGCTGGGCCTGGCCGTCCCGCTCCTGATCGTCGGGGCCGTCTACCGGAAGTCCGCGACCGCGCTCCTCGCGATACTGCTGACGGCCGCGGTCTGGGCGAACCTCTTCGGCGGCCTGGTCACCGACAAGTCCGGCTCCGGCGGCAACCTGGTCGTGGCCACCCACAACGTCGACGCCGACAACCCCGACCCGCACGGCACCGCCGAGTCGGTGGCCCGGTCCGGGGCCGACGTCCTGGCCCTGACCGAGCTCAAGGGCAGCGCCGTCCCCGTCTACGAGAAGGCCCTCGCGGCCACGTACAAGTACCACTCCGTCGAGGGCACCGTCGGCCTGTGGAGCAAGTACCCGCTCACCGCGAGCGCGCCCGTCGACATCCGGATGGGCTGGACCCGGGCCATGCGCGCCACGGTCACCACCCCGCAGGGGCCGGTCGCCGCCTTCGTCGCCCACCTGCCCTCCGTCCGGGTCAAGCTCAACGCCGGTTTCACCGCCAACCAGCGCGACGACAGCGCCGACGCGTTGGGCGCCGCGCTCGCCGCCGAACCGCTGAAGAAGGTCATCCTGCTCGGCGACCTCAACGGAACCATGAACGACCGCGCCCTGTCCGAGGTCACCTCGCAGATGCGCTCGACCCAGGGCGCGGCGGGCGACGGCTTCGGCTTCAGCTGGCCGGCGCAGTTCCCGATGGCCCGGATCGACCAGATCATGGTCCGCGGGATCAAGCCGGAGGCCTCCTGGACCCTGCCCCGCACCGGCAGCGACCACCTTCCCGTCGCCGCCCGGGTCACCGTGAAGCCCTGA
- a CDS encoding ABC transporter permease produces MSTVTTTKPAPTAPGRASVAAPHGEGRIGLRGNLRHIGALVRRNALQIKQDPESMFDVVFMPIIFTLLFVFVFGGAISGKGNQADYVNYVVPGLMAMMGMNIAMGVGTGVNDDFKKGVMDRFRSMPIARSSVLIAKIVVELGRMMVAIAILLAVGFLLGLSIKGPVMGLFLAIALSAVFGASLMWIFVLLGLTLSTPQAVQGMAMMVLMPLQFGSSIFAPPTTMPGWLQSFTDYNPLSNLADAARALINGAPVGDSVWMTLIWSLAITAVTMPLAVRKFRQKT; encoded by the coding sequence ATGAGCACCGTAACCACGACGAAGCCCGCCCCCACCGCGCCCGGTCGCGCCTCGGTGGCCGCCCCGCACGGCGAGGGCCGGATCGGCCTGCGGGGCAACCTGCGGCACATCGGCGCCCTGGTGCGCCGCAACGCCCTGCAGATCAAGCAGGATCCCGAGTCGATGTTCGACGTCGTGTTCATGCCGATCATCTTCACGCTGCTGTTCGTGTTCGTCTTCGGCGGCGCGATCTCCGGCAAGGGGAACCAGGCGGACTACGTCAACTACGTGGTCCCGGGCCTCATGGCCATGATGGGCATGAACATCGCCATGGGTGTCGGCACCGGGGTCAACGACGACTTCAAGAAGGGCGTGATGGACCGGTTCCGGTCCATGCCCATCGCCCGGTCGTCGGTGCTCATCGCCAAGATCGTCGTCGAGCTCGGCCGGATGATGGTGGCCATCGCCATCCTGCTCGCCGTGGGCTTCCTGCTGGGCCTGTCGATCAAGGGGCCGGTGATGGGCCTGTTCCTCGCCATCGCTCTGTCGGCCGTCTTCGGCGCCTCACTGATGTGGATCTTCGTCCTGCTCGGCCTCACCCTGTCGACCCCGCAGGCCGTCCAGGGCATGGCGATGATGGTCCTGATGCCGCTGCAGTTCGGCAGCTCGATCTTCGCTCCGCCGACCACGATGCCGGGCTGGCTGCAGTCCTTCACGGACTACAACCCGCTGTCGAACCTGGCGGACGCGGCCCGCGCCCTGATCAACGGCGCTCCGGTCGGCGACTCGGTGTGGATGACGCTGATCTGGTCGCTGGCCATCACCGCGGTCACCATGCCGCTCGCGGTACGGAAGTTCCGCCAGAAGACCTGA